In a genomic window of Phragmites australis chromosome 14, lpPhrAust1.1, whole genome shotgun sequence:
- the LOC133890971 gene encoding alpha/beta hydrolase domain-containing protein VTE7-like isoform X1, whose protein sequence is MPLLLTSSASSALPPRSAASFRALVRVAASADADAIAAAGDRGGFPPFLPREVERIRDGAAVRLAKRIERVPVQTGFSKSPILSSCVRPLEQQQGSDPVVLLHGFDSSCLEWTYTYPLLEEAGLEAWAVDILGWGFSDLETRPPCDVVSKREHLYQFWKSYIKRPMVLVGPSLGAAVAIDFSVNYPEAVSKLIFIGASVYSEGPKYMTRMPIFVSYAGVSILKSLPLRLFATHLAFNNIPGGFFDWLQISRLHCLLPWWEDATVDFMIRGGYNVINQIKQVKHKCLILWGEDDGIISSKLAYRLHQELPDAILRQVPQCGHIPHVEKPREVAKHVLEFLARSKTKMSYRR, encoded by the exons ATGCCACTGCTGCtcacctcctccgcctcctcggcGCTACCGCCGCGGTCGGCCGCGTCGTTCAGGGCCCTCGTTAGGGTTGCGGCTtccgccgacgccgacgccatcGCCGCTGCCGGGGACCGCGGCGGGTTCCCGCCATTCCTTCCCCGGGAGGTGGAGCGCATCCGTGACGGCGCCGCCGTCCGCCTGGCCAAGCGAATCGAGCGGGTGCCCGTCCAG ACCGGCTTCTCGAAGAGCCCAATACTGAGCAGCTGCGTGAGGCCGCTCGAGCAGCAGCAGGGGAGTGATCCGGTCGTTCTGCTCCACGGCTTCGACAG TTCTTGTTTGGAGTGGACATACACCTACCCGTTGCTCGAGGAGGCCGGACTGGAGGCTTGGGCTGTGGACATCCTTGGATGGGGCTTCTCTGATTTAG AAACACGGCCACCATGTGATGTTGTGTCGAAGCGCGAGCATCTTTACCAG TTCTGGAAATCCTACATCAAAAGGCCTATGGTGTTAGTTGGGCCCAGCCTCGGTGCTGCTGTTGCCATTGACTTTTCGGTCAACTATCCAGAAGCG GTATCAAAATTGATCTTCATTGGTGCAAGTGTATATTCTGAGGGCCCAAAATATATGACTAGAATGCCTATATTTGTTTCATATGCCGGG GTTTCTATACTGAAGAGTCTTCCACTGCGATTGTTTGCTACACACTTGGCGTTTAACAATATTCCAGGTGGATTCTTTGATTGGCTGCAA ATCAGCCGTCTACATTGCCTACTTCCCTGGTGGGAAGATGCTACAGTTGATTTTATGATTAGAGGGGGTTATAATGTcataaaccaaataaaacaG GTAAAGCATAAATGCCTTATCTTATGGGGAGAGGATGATGGAATAATAAGCAGCAAACTAGCATAT agattgcaTCAGGAACTCCCGGATGCGATTTTAAGGCAGGTACCGCAGTGTGGTCATATTCCTCATGTCGAAAAGCCAAGGGAAGTGGCGAAACATGTTCTTGAGTTCCTAGCAAGAAGTAAAACAAAGATGTctt ATCGTAGATGA
- the LOC133890971 gene encoding alpha/beta hydrolase domain-containing protein VTE7-like isoform X3, with protein MPLLLTSSASSALPPRSAASFRALVRVAASADADAIAAAGDRGGFPPFLPREVERIRDGAAVRLAKRIERVPVQTGFSKSPILSSCVRPLEQQQGSDPVVLLHGFDSSCLEWTYTYPLLEEAGLEAWAVDILGWGFSDLETRPPCDVVSKREHLYQVSKLIFIGASVYSEGPKYMTRMPIFVSYAGVSILKSLPLRLFATHLAFNNIPGGFFDWLQISRLHCLLPWWEDATVDFMIRGGYNVINQIKQVKHKCLILWGEDDGIISSKLAYRLHQELPDAILRQVPQCGHIPHVEKPREVAKHVLEFLARSKTKMSYRR; from the exons ATGCCACTGCTGCtcacctcctccgcctcctcggcGCTACCGCCGCGGTCGGCCGCGTCGTTCAGGGCCCTCGTTAGGGTTGCGGCTtccgccgacgccgacgccatcGCCGCTGCCGGGGACCGCGGCGGGTTCCCGCCATTCCTTCCCCGGGAGGTGGAGCGCATCCGTGACGGCGCCGCCGTCCGCCTGGCCAAGCGAATCGAGCGGGTGCCCGTCCAG ACCGGCTTCTCGAAGAGCCCAATACTGAGCAGCTGCGTGAGGCCGCTCGAGCAGCAGCAGGGGAGTGATCCGGTCGTTCTGCTCCACGGCTTCGACAG TTCTTGTTTGGAGTGGACATACACCTACCCGTTGCTCGAGGAGGCCGGACTGGAGGCTTGGGCTGTGGACATCCTTGGATGGGGCTTCTCTGATTTAG AAACACGGCCACCATGTGATGTTGTGTCGAAGCGCGAGCATCTTTACCAG GTATCAAAATTGATCTTCATTGGTGCAAGTGTATATTCTGAGGGCCCAAAATATATGACTAGAATGCCTATATTTGTTTCATATGCCGGG GTTTCTATACTGAAGAGTCTTCCACTGCGATTGTTTGCTACACACTTGGCGTTTAACAATATTCCAGGTGGATTCTTTGATTGGCTGCAA ATCAGCCGTCTACATTGCCTACTTCCCTGGTGGGAAGATGCTACAGTTGATTTTATGATTAGAGGGGGTTATAATGTcataaaccaaataaaacaG GTAAAGCATAAATGCCTTATCTTATGGGGAGAGGATGATGGAATAATAAGCAGCAAACTAGCATAT agattgcaTCAGGAACTCCCGGATGCGATTTTAAGGCAGGTACCGCAGTGTGGTCATATTCCTCATGTCGAAAAGCCAAGGGAAGTGGCGAAACATGTTCTTGAGTTCCTAGCAAGAAGTAAAACAAAGATGTctt ATCGTAGATGA
- the LOC133890971 gene encoding alpha/beta hydrolase domain-containing protein VTE7-like isoform X2, which translates to MPLLLTSSASSALPPRSAASFRALVRVAASADADAIAAAGDRGGFPPFLPREVERIRDGAAVRLAKRIERVPVQTGFSKSPILSSCVRPLEQQQGSDPVVLLHGFDSSCLEWTYTYPLLEEAGLEAWAVDILGWGFSDLETRPPCDVVSKREHLYQFWKSYIKRPMVLVGPSLGAAVAIDFSVNYPEAVSKLIFIGASVYSEGPKYMTRMPIFVSYAGVSILKSLPLRLFATHLAFNNIPGGFFDWLQISRLHCLLPWWEDATVDFMIRGGYNVINQIKQVKHKCLILWGEDDGIISSKLAYRLHQELPDAILRQVPQCGHIPHVEKPREVAKHVLEFLARSKTKMSC; encoded by the exons ATGCCACTGCTGCtcacctcctccgcctcctcggcGCTACCGCCGCGGTCGGCCGCGTCGTTCAGGGCCCTCGTTAGGGTTGCGGCTtccgccgacgccgacgccatcGCCGCTGCCGGGGACCGCGGCGGGTTCCCGCCATTCCTTCCCCGGGAGGTGGAGCGCATCCGTGACGGCGCCGCCGTCCGCCTGGCCAAGCGAATCGAGCGGGTGCCCGTCCAG ACCGGCTTCTCGAAGAGCCCAATACTGAGCAGCTGCGTGAGGCCGCTCGAGCAGCAGCAGGGGAGTGATCCGGTCGTTCTGCTCCACGGCTTCGACAG TTCTTGTTTGGAGTGGACATACACCTACCCGTTGCTCGAGGAGGCCGGACTGGAGGCTTGGGCTGTGGACATCCTTGGATGGGGCTTCTCTGATTTAG AAACACGGCCACCATGTGATGTTGTGTCGAAGCGCGAGCATCTTTACCAG TTCTGGAAATCCTACATCAAAAGGCCTATGGTGTTAGTTGGGCCCAGCCTCGGTGCTGCTGTTGCCATTGACTTTTCGGTCAACTATCCAGAAGCG GTATCAAAATTGATCTTCATTGGTGCAAGTGTATATTCTGAGGGCCCAAAATATATGACTAGAATGCCTATATTTGTTTCATATGCCGGG GTTTCTATACTGAAGAGTCTTCCACTGCGATTGTTTGCTACACACTTGGCGTTTAACAATATTCCAGGTGGATTCTTTGATTGGCTGCAA ATCAGCCGTCTACATTGCCTACTTCCCTGGTGGGAAGATGCTACAGTTGATTTTATGATTAGAGGGGGTTATAATGTcataaaccaaataaaacaG GTAAAGCATAAATGCCTTATCTTATGGGGAGAGGATGATGGAATAATAAGCAGCAAACTAGCATAT agattgcaTCAGGAACTCCCGGATGCGATTTTAAGGCAGGTACCGCAGTGTGGTCATATTCCTCATGTCGAAAAGCCAAGGGAAGTGGCGAAACATGTTCTTGAGTTCCTAGCAAGAAGTAAAACAAAGATGTcttgttg A